One region of Candidatus Delongbacteria bacterium genomic DNA includes:
- the ruvC gene encoding crossover junction endodeoxyribonuclease RuvC, giving the protein MIVLGVDPGLGKTGFAVLEKNGRTITILEAGYIKTDTKADLPIRLTEIYYGLDEIIKTYNPDKVGVETVFAAKNISSTIKLSHARGTILLCSGLNKIDVSEFSPREVKQAITGSGSATKEQIIFMIRNLTGLKNIEGPSDAFDAISIGVAVLQSIRINHDRKTLR; this is encoded by the coding sequence ATGATTGTACTTGGTGTTGATCCTGGTTTAGGTAAAACTGGGTTTGCGGTGTTAGAAAAAAATGGTAGAACGATTACAATTCTTGAAGCAGGTTATATTAAAACCGATACAAAAGCTGATTTGCCTATAAGATTGACCGAAATATACTATGGGTTAGATGAGATAATTAAGACATATAATCCTGATAAAGTTGGAGTGGAAACTGTTTTTGCTGCGAAAAATATCAGCTCGACAATCAAGTTAAGTCATGCAAGAGGTACAATATTGTTGTGTTCAGGATTGAACAAAATAGACGTGTCTGAGTTTTCTCCCAGGGAGGTTAAGCAAGCGATAACAGGTAGTGGTTCAGCAACCAAAGAACAGATAATTTTCATGATTAGAAATCTAACTGGTCTAAAAAATATCGAAGGACCTTCAGATGCATTTGATGCTATAAGTATCGGAGTTGCGGTTTTACAATCTATAAGGATAAATCATGATAGAAAGACTTTACGGTAA